One window of the Rhizorhabdus dicambivorans genome contains the following:
- the adh gene encoding aldehyde dehydrogenase, translated as MTTHDKREFEAPFPARYDNYIGGDWVAPKSGRYFNNISPITGQPIGEIARSDAADVNAALDAAHAAKDAWGSTAVAERALILGRIADRMAENLDALATAETWDNGKPIRETLAADIPLAIDHFRYFAACIRAQEGSIGEIDADTVAYHFHEPLGVVGQIIPWNFPILMAAWKLAPALAAGNCVVLKPAEQTPASIMFWISLVGDLLPPGVLNIVNGFGLEAGKPLASSPRIAKIAFTGETTTGRMIMQYASENLIPVTLELGGKSPNIFFEDVARADDDFFDKAIEGFVMFALNQGEVCTCPSRALIHEKIYDRFMDRALKRVKAIIQGNPLDPSTMIGAQASSEQREKILSYFDIGRQEGAEILIGGEAAMLAGELAEGYYVKPTVFKGHNKMRIFQEEIFGPVVSVTTFKDNEEALSIANDTLYGLGAGVWSRDASTCYRFGRAIKAGRVWTNCYHAYPAHAAFGGYKQSGIGRENHRMMLDHYQQTKNMLVSYTPKKLGFF; from the coding sequence ATGACGACGCACGATAAACGCGAATTCGAGGCTCCTTTTCCTGCTCGATACGACAATTATATCGGCGGTGATTGGGTCGCGCCTAAATCCGGCCGCTACTTCAACAATATCTCGCCGATCACGGGGCAACCGATTGGCGAGATCGCGCGATCCGATGCAGCGGATGTGAACGCCGCGCTGGATGCGGCGCACGCGGCGAAAGACGCTTGGGGTAGCACGGCTGTCGCGGAGCGCGCGCTCATCCTAGGTCGCATCGCCGACCGGATGGCCGAGAACCTTGATGCACTCGCAACCGCCGAAACTTGGGACAACGGAAAGCCGATCAGGGAAACCCTAGCGGCGGACATCCCGCTCGCGATCGATCACTTTCGCTATTTCGCAGCCTGCATTCGGGCCCAGGAAGGATCGATTGGTGAAATCGACGCTGACACCGTGGCATACCATTTTCATGAGCCGCTCGGCGTCGTTGGTCAGATCATCCCCTGGAACTTCCCGATTTTGATGGCCGCCTGGAAGCTGGCACCGGCGTTAGCGGCAGGCAACTGTGTGGTGCTGAAGCCCGCAGAACAGACTCCCGCGTCGATCATGTTTTGGATCTCGCTGGTCGGCGACCTGCTTCCACCTGGCGTGCTCAACATCGTCAACGGCTTCGGTCTCGAGGCCGGTAAACCGCTCGCCTCTTCCCCCCGCATCGCGAAGATCGCCTTCACGGGCGAGACGACGACCGGGCGGATGATCATGCAATATGCCAGTGAGAACCTCATCCCCGTGACGCTCGAACTGGGCGGCAAATCGCCCAACATTTTCTTCGAAGATGTTGCGCGGGCCGATGATGATTTCTTCGACAAGGCGATCGAAGGATTCGTCATGTTCGCGCTGAACCAGGGAGAAGTTTGCACCTGTCCCAGCCGGGCCCTAATTCATGAGAAGATCTATGATCGTTTCATGGATCGCGCTCTCAAACGCGTGAAGGCGATCATCCAGGGCAATCCGCTCGATCCGTCGACTATGATCGGGGCCCAGGCTTCTTCGGAACAGCGAGAGAAGATTTTGAGTTATTTCGATATCGGCCGGCAGGAAGGCGCCGAAATCTTGATCGGTGGCGAGGCTGCGATGCTGGCGGGCGAATTGGCTGAGGGCTATTACGTGAAGCCGACCGTGTTCAAGGGGCACAACAAGATGCGGATTTTTCAGGAGGAAATCTTCGGTCCCGTCGTGTCAGTCACGACCTTCAAGGACAATGAAGAAGCTTTGTCCATCGCGAACGACACACTTTACGGGTTGGGCGCCGGCGTCTGGAGCCGCGACGCTAGCACCTGCTACCGCTTCGGCCGCGCTATCAAGGCAGGACGCGTCTGGACTAATTGCTATCACGCTTATCCGGCCCATGCGGCGTTCGGCGGCTACAAGCAGTCGGGCATAGGTCGAGAGAATCACCGAATGATGCTCGACCATTATCAGCAGACCAAGAATATGCTGGTGAGCTACACTCCCAAAAAACTCGGCTTTTTCTGA
- a CDS encoding GntR family transcriptional regulator: MDVVTLTDRVEGYLRTAIIEGELAPFSPLRMSTLTKKFGAGATPVREALSRLLPEGLVELSANKGFRVRGVSREDLLDIVAARTAVETEALRLSIAHGDDRWESGVVAAHYRFQKQMQVNNYRPTWAQLEAVHDELHRSMFAACGSVRLLALADQLMMQHNRYQRLLSLFTYRSQNVPPKSVMGAIGEIMASPEHAAEELVDADDGLRMVHDDLIREVLKRDSDAAIATLRDHLYIIVEEFDANSFWSTQKFGTKVAP, from the coding sequence ATGGACGTAGTTACCCTTACGGACCGTGTCGAAGGCTATCTTAGGACGGCCATCATCGAAGGGGAACTCGCGCCTTTTTCACCGCTTCGCATGTCAACGCTAACGAAGAAGTTCGGCGCGGGCGCCACACCCGTGCGGGAAGCCCTCTCCCGGCTGTTGCCGGAAGGGCTTGTGGAGCTATCCGCTAACAAGGGGTTCCGGGTTCGCGGCGTGTCCCGCGAAGATCTTCTCGATATCGTCGCGGCCCGCACCGCCGTCGAAACAGAGGCTCTCCGGCTGTCAATCGCCCACGGTGACGACCGCTGGGAGAGCGGGGTCGTCGCGGCGCATTACCGCTTTCAGAAGCAGATGCAGGTGAACAATTATCGTCCCACCTGGGCTCAACTTGAAGCGGTTCACGACGAGTTGCACCGCTCGATGTTCGCAGCCTGCGGTTCGGTTCGGCTTCTGGCGCTGGCCGATCAGTTGATGATGCAGCATAATCGCTATCAGCGGCTGCTTTCCTTGTTCACCTACCGATCGCAGAATGTGCCGCCGAAATCAGTGATGGGTGCTATTGGCGAGATCATGGCGTCTCCCGAGCACGCCGCCGAGGAACTCGTCGATGCGGACGATGGACTGCGGATGGTCCATGACGATCTCATTCGCGAAGTCCTCAAGCGCGACTCTGACGCTGCCATCGCGACACTACGCGATCATCTCTACATTATTGTCGAAGAGTTTGACGCCAACAGTTTCTGGTCCACCCAGAAGTTTGGTACCAAAGTAGCCCCCTGA
- a CDS encoding cupin domain-containing protein, translated as MIIETNIEDEMMSGIRRVVTGHDDNGRSCITEDGQTVNGIKIETANVEMFEVWSTSGAPAQITPTEPDPTFRPLRIAPDALGTCLRVADLHPGEIRLPTGSEADVSKTILGHGDNPSVGMNANADHPTMHRTETVDYGIVLQGEVWMVMDSGETLLKQGDIAIQRGTNHAFENRSDETCRIAFVIIDGKFTDELRAQL; from the coding sequence ATGATCATCGAGACAAACATAGAGGATGAAATGATGAGTGGGATTCGAAGGGTGGTAACTGGGCATGACGATAACGGGCGGTCTTGCATCACTGAAGATGGCCAAACCGTCAACGGCATCAAGATCGAAACGGCCAACGTCGAGATGTTCGAGGTCTGGAGCACCTCAGGTGCTCCTGCGCAAATCACTCCCACCGAACCTGACCCTACTTTTCGGCCGCTTCGCATCGCGCCCGACGCGTTGGGGACATGCCTGCGTGTCGCCGACCTGCATCCCGGCGAGATCAGGCTCCCCACCGGCTCTGAGGCGGACGTCAGCAAGACCATTCTCGGCCATGGGGACAATCCTTCGGTCGGCATGAACGCCAATGCCGATCACCCCACAATGCATCGGACGGAGACCGTTGATTATGGTATCGTGCTCCAGGGCGAAGTCTGGATGGTCATGGACAGCGGAGAAACGCTCCTGAAGCAGGGCGACATTGCAATCCAGCGAGGCACCAACCATGCCTTTGAAAACCGGTCTGACGAGACCTGCCGTATCGCTTTCGTCATCATCGACGGCAAGTTCACCGATGAGCTACGCGCGCAACTCTAG
- the eutC gene encoding ethanolamine ammonia-lyase subunit EutC: protein MTSDVENRTPDIFEPLRALTSARIGLGRFAQGVPSVHSLDFQRCHALARDAVHQQLDVESMADVLNAAVLHSRAADRAQYLQRPDLGRRLDSTSAKALSQGHYDLAVVIGDGLSSTAVQHHVPALLEALLPLVADLALSPINIVLQARVAVADEVGERLGAKLVLMLLGERPGLSSSDSLGAYLTFAPKVGRRDHERNCVSNIRPEGLPPVRAAHTIGWLIRQALSLGATGIALKDGSDSDGSAVEASLAKKLTG from the coding sequence ATGACCTCGGACGTTGAAAACAGAACTCCGGACATTTTCGAACCGCTGCGCGCATTGACGAGCGCAAGGATCGGCCTCGGACGATTTGCACAAGGTGTACCCTCTGTCCATTCCCTCGATTTTCAGCGTTGCCACGCCTTAGCACGGGATGCGGTCCATCAGCAGCTCGATGTCGAGAGCATGGCCGATGTCCTGAACGCCGCAGTCTTGCACAGCCGTGCGGCGGATCGCGCCCAATATCTTCAGCGGCCGGATCTCGGGCGGCGCCTCGACTCGACGAGCGCGAAGGCGTTGAGTCAGGGACACTATGATCTCGCCGTCGTGATTGGCGACGGTTTGTCCTCTACCGCCGTGCAGCATCACGTGCCCGCTCTTTTGGAGGCGCTTCTTCCGCTGGTTGCCGACCTGGCGCTCAGTCCGATTAACATCGTGCTCCAGGCCAGAGTAGCGGTCGCTGACGAGGTCGGGGAAAGGCTGGGGGCCAAGCTCGTACTGATGCTGCTTGGGGAGCGGCCGGGACTTTCGTCGTCGGACAGTCTGGGAGCGTATCTTACCTTCGCGCCTAAGGTGGGGCGCCGCGACCACGAACGTAACTGCGTTTCGAATATTCGCCCTGAGGGACTGCCCCCGGTACGCGCGGCACACACGATCGGGTGGCTTATCAGGCAGGCATTGTCGCTGGGTGCCACAGGTATAGCGCTCAAGGACGGGTCCGACTCGGATGGCTCCGCGGTCGAAGCGTCGCTCGCTAAAAAGCTGACGGGCTGA
- a CDS encoding fumarylacetoacetate hydrolase family protein — translation MKLLTFEDGTSTRCGVMLGENVIAAADILGVAHPLRDVQALLELPERPVERLAHALGRTSAKGVPLSSVRLRAPILRPPTMRDFMAFEEHVTQQFTRKSQESLGKFNGINMEAWHRLPVFYFSNTLNILGHDEDLTYPVSSQNMDFESEIGMVIGKEGANVSEEDAADYIVGFTVLNDWSLRDIQADEMGCQLGPCKGKDCATSIGPWIVTPDEFGNDYHEGKLSINSTVRVNGEIWAERNTWNMVHSFPAMIARASQDSRVVPGDLFGSGTIGGGTVMESARLGYPARWLQAGDVVEVELEHIGVLRTRIGPPVRTYEQTPYPSAIRVPLTERLSPELKTELLQRVAKPA, via the coding sequence ATGAAGCTTCTTACTTTTGAAGATGGCACATCGACGCGGTGCGGTGTGATGCTCGGCGAGAATGTGATCGCCGCTGCCGATATTCTCGGCGTGGCTCATCCATTGCGCGACGTTCAAGCCCTCCTCGAGCTGCCGGAACGGCCGGTTGAACGGCTCGCCCACGCCTTGGGCCGCACAAGCGCGAAGGGAGTCCCTTTGTCGAGCGTTCGGCTCAGAGCGCCCATCCTGCGCCCGCCGACGATGCGCGACTTCATGGCGTTCGAAGAACATGTCACGCAGCAGTTCACACGCAAGAGTCAGGAGTCGCTCGGCAAGTTCAACGGCATCAACATGGAGGCTTGGCATCGCCTCCCCGTCTTCTATTTCTCCAATACGCTCAACATCCTTGGCCACGACGAGGATCTGACCTATCCGGTTTCGAGCCAGAATATGGACTTCGAATCCGAGATCGGCATGGTGATCGGCAAGGAAGGCGCCAACGTCAGCGAAGAGGACGCGGCTGATTACATCGTCGGGTTCACCGTGTTGAACGACTGGAGCTTGCGCGACATTCAGGCCGACGAGATGGGATGCCAGCTGGGCCCCTGCAAAGGAAAGGATTGCGCAACCTCGATCGGCCCCTGGATCGTGACCCCGGATGAGTTCGGCAACGATTACCATGAGGGGAAGCTGTCGATCAACTCGACGGTCCGCGTGAACGGCGAGATATGGGCCGAACGCAACACGTGGAACATGGTCCACAGCTTTCCAGCAATGATCGCGCGGGCATCGCAGGACAGCCGCGTAGTACCGGGCGATCTTTTTGGATCGGGAACGATCGGCGGCGGAACCGTTATGGAATCCGCGCGACTTGGCTATCCGGCGCGATGGCTACAGGCTGGCGACGTGGTCGAAGTGGAATTGGAACATATCGGCGTTTTGCGAACGCGCATCGGGCCACCTGTGCGCACCTATGAACAAACACCTTACCCATCGGCCATACGCGTGCCTCTTACGGAGCGGCTCAGTCCCGAATTGAAGACTGAGCTTCTCCAGCGGGTCGCCAAGCCCGCGTGA